One stretch of Amycolatopsis tolypomycina DNA includes these proteins:
- a CDS encoding L,D-transpeptidase family protein: MRGMKARLLVAAGVIGLTVAGCSGNPSGEPPKQTAPPAGETKPAPKPAVLSLTPAKDAKDVAPGEPVSVAVKDGKVGDVKLTGADGKPVAGKARADGSGWDSAEPLGYNKTYKLTATATGTDGKPVTSESTFSTVKPARQLGVSVNLVEGETVGVGLPLIFTFTGNVTDKPAAEKALKVTAEPAAEGAFRWSGDKQVTWRPKDYWKSGTKIKVDAAVYGKPLGGGSYGREDKTVTGTVGDKLVAVADGGTHQMKVSINDKEVKTMPTSMGKPGHNTPQGTYTVMSEHTGYTMNSATYGVPEDAPGGYSTFVQYAVRLSWSGIFYHSAPWSVRQQGHSNVSHGCLNLSTENTKWLMDTSKKGDIITVQNSGGPKLEPTDGWSVWQLSWDEWRTAAN; encoded by the coding sequence ATGCGGGGTATGAAGGCGCGGCTGCTGGTGGCCGCGGGGGTGATCGGCCTCACGGTGGCCGGGTGCAGCGGTAACCCTTCGGGTGAACCTCCGAAGCAGACGGCGCCGCCGGCCGGCGAAACCAAGCCTGCGCCGAAGCCCGCCGTGCTCAGCCTGACGCCCGCCAAGGATGCGAAGGACGTTGCGCCGGGGGAGCCGGTCAGCGTCGCCGTCAAGGACGGGAAGGTCGGGGACGTCAAGCTCACCGGGGCCGATGGCAAGCCCGTCGCCGGCAAGGCGCGGGCCGACGGCTCCGGGTGGGACTCCGCCGAGCCGCTCGGCTACAACAAGACCTACAAGCTGACCGCGACCGCCACCGGCACCGATGGCAAGCCGGTGACGTCGGAGTCGACCTTCAGCACCGTGAAGCCCGCCCGGCAGCTCGGCGTCTCGGTCAACCTCGTCGAGGGCGAGACGGTCGGGGTCGGGCTGCCGCTGATCTTCACCTTCACCGGCAACGTCACCGACAAGCCCGCGGCCGAGAAGGCCCTGAAGGTCACCGCGGAGCCGGCCGCCGAGGGTGCCTTCCGCTGGTCCGGCGACAAGCAGGTCACCTGGCGGCCGAAGGACTACTGGAAGAGCGGCACGAAGATCAAGGTCGACGCCGCCGTCTACGGCAAGCCGCTCGGGGGCGGCAGCTACGGCCGCGAGGACAAGACCGTCACCGGCACGGTCGGCGACAAGCTCGTCGCCGTCGCCGACGGCGGGACGCACCAGATGAAGGTCAGCATCAACGACAAGGAGGTCAAGACCATGCCGACCTCCATGGGCAAGCCCGGGCACAACACCCCGCAGGGCACCTACACCGTGATGAGCGAGCACACCGGCTACACGATGAACTCCGCCACCTACGGCGTGCCCGAGGACGCTCCCGGCGGCTACAGCACCTTCGTCCAGTACGCGGTCCGCCTGTCCTGGAGCGGCATCTTCTACCACTCCGCGCCGTGGTCGGTGCGGCAGCAGGGCCACAGCAACGTCAGCCACGGCTGCCTGAACCTGTCCACCGAGAACACGAAGTGGCTGATGGACACCTCGAAGAAGGGTGACATCATCACGGTGCAGAACAGCGGTGGCCCGAAGCTCGAGCCGACCGACGGCTGGAGCGTGTGGCAGCTGTCCTGGGACGAGTGGCGGACGGCGGCGAACTAG
- a CDS encoding tyrosine-type recombinase/integrase, whose product MVELAAGRDGGRRWVQRGGFASRAAAERARGFWLGDDVDPGRALVTVGQWLDVWLATRNTLRPSTRQLYEQLIRDYLQPRLGGFALPELTIGKVQAAFTALLRANVVRSRPLSPTTVQRIREVLRAALNGAIRRGLITHNPARWVELPSARRPRAVVWTEARVELWRRTGERPAVAVWTAEQTATFLEQVRDHQLYPLYHVAALLGLRRGEAVGLRWCDVDLANRTLSVVRQLVERDGRGVCLPKTDASCRIVALDRGTTALLRRLAREDPAGDWVFSHDQGRSWSPSYVSRTFQALVDEAGLPPIRFHDLRHGAATLSLAAGNELQVVQALLGHSSIVLTADTYTSVPPCLAQQAADATAALVRRAGYQHGAKIHKVVVPRQRSGSPRARLVTASH is encoded by the coding sequence GTGGTCGAGCTGGCGGCGGGCCGGGACGGTGGTCGTCGTTGGGTGCAGCGTGGCGGGTTTGCGTCGCGGGCTGCGGCGGAACGTGCGCGGGGGTTCTGGCTGGGTGACGATGTGGATCCTGGGCGGGCCTTGGTGACGGTGGGCCAGTGGCTGGATGTGTGGCTGGCGACGAGGAACACGCTCCGGCCGTCGACACGTCAGCTGTATGAGCAGCTGATCCGTGACTATCTGCAGCCGCGGTTGGGTGGGTTCGCGCTGCCGGAGCTGACGATCGGGAAGGTGCAGGCGGCGTTCACGGCGTTGTTGCGGGCGAACGTGGTGCGGTCGCGGCCGTTGTCGCCGACGACGGTGCAGCGGATTCGTGAGGTGCTGCGGGCCGCGCTCAACGGTGCGATCCGGCGTGGATTGATCACGCACAATCCGGCGCGGTGGGTGGAGTTGCCCTCGGCGCGTCGCCCTCGGGCGGTGGTGTGGACCGAGGCCCGGGTCGAGCTGTGGCGCCGGACCGGGGAACGTCCGGCGGTTGCGGTGTGGACGGCCGAGCAGACCGCGACGTTCCTCGAGCAGGTCCGCGATCACCAGCTGTACCCGCTCTATCACGTGGCGGCTCTGCTGGGGTTGCGACGTGGGGAGGCGGTCGGTCTGCGCTGGTGCGATGTCGATCTGGCAAATCGGACGTTGTCGGTGGTGCGGCAGCTGGTCGAACGTGATGGCCGGGGTGTATGCCTGCCGAAGACAGACGCCAGCTGCCGGATCGTCGCGTTGGATCGGGGGACGACTGCCTTGCTGCGCCGGCTTGCCCGGGAGGACCCGGCTGGGGATTGGGTGTTCTCTCATGATCAGGGCCGGTCGTGGAGCCCGAGCTACGTCTCCCGCACCTTCCAGGCTCTGGTGGACGAGGCCGGCTTGCCGCCGATCCGGTTCCATGACCTGCGGCATGGTGCGGCGACCCTGTCGCTGGCGGCCGGGAACGAGCTGCAGGTGGTGCAGGCCCTGCTCGGGCATTCCAGCATCGTGCTCACCGCGGACACCTACACCAGTGTCCCGCCCTGCCTGGCGCAGCAGGCGGCGGATGCGACGGCGGCGCTGGTCCGGCGCGCGGGGTACCAGCACGGGGCCAAGATCCACAAGGTGGTGGTGCCCCGTCAGCGCAGCGGGTCACCACGGGCACGGCTGGTGACGGCCAGTCACTGA
- a CDS encoding RHS repeat-associated core domain-containing protein, with translation MVSATGIADAAGGPSVPLPQTPSTPVTKQTMTPRAPDDASVHALSGNQSSGSTTPDGGGTSKATSLSPAATWDVSEQTGDFTWSYPLRVPPAAGGLVPDLALGYNSAEIDGRTSVTNNQASWIGDGWELNPGFIERTYGSCVDDKEGGTTPPQVGDLCWKSDNATASYNGSGGPLIHDTDKKVWRQKSDNGARIEHLTGAGNGAHDGEAWKITTLDGTQYFFGVTSGANSTWTVPVYGDDAGEPCHAGDDVFANSSCVQGYRWNLDKVIDRHGNMILYTYEVETGTYGQNVKDTPVSYVRGGTLKEVQYGLRQNDTAPASGKVVFETADRCVPGSNLCNFDHPENWPDVPLAERCGATNCKDHYSPTFWSTKRLAKITTKVRNGTGYADVDSWTLEQSFPDPGDGEKAALWLKSITHAGLVGTPIALPAVTFEGKKLANRADKGDVSDGIGPLNRYRLSAIVSESGGVTTINYAAPDCGPGALPDKPEKNTKRCYPATWAKRNYAERTDYFNKYVVASVVQSDRISSSSEQVTSYEYPDGAAWHFSTSEFTPEDKKTWDDFRGFDRVIVRTGKPDDLTGPTSYAESRYYRGMNGDKLPDDKTRTVTLSDSEGGSHADEDWLRGFSFESVTKNGENGPVVSKSITDPSWTGPTATRGPFNAYLVHAGTERTFTALAAGGWRTTKVTTDYDQYGLPTKVNDLGDINVADDDQCTTTTYAQNTALWLMQFASRVETTAVNCGQTPQYPRDTVSDTLASYDTRGDGTPQAPSTPQANGTPPTKGDITLAEEIDHYDGATPRYRTVATTTYDVHGRATAVTDADGNTTRSTYTPTTGGPVTQLVLTNALNQKTTRVYEPAWGTPRTVTDLNNWATETTYDALGRTTEVWAPNRPRSSKPQGTARFTYDIRNDRPSAVSTTRVGPNGNFTTSTTILDSLYRTRQVQTPVPGGGRLLVDTRYDSHGRTFKTTQPFYNDQPVDTDLWIADDTEIPGFTTTEFDGAERPVAAIYKTDANERWRTTTTYGGDRISITPPGGGTPTTTITDARGHTRNLRQYHGTTPTGDYDETTYAYTPAGKLGGVTDSSGNHWSYGYDLHGSLNQAVDPDRGTTTYTYDKLNQLATSTDARNVTLAYSYDHLGRRTGLYQGSTTGTKLAEWAYDTAYKGVGQPASSTRWVNGNAYTKKVYAYSPLGQPAILGTIIPDSEGTQLAGTYVTNTTYAEDGTLGGASIPKAGDLPVESMLYVHDDLGNALTTSGGINNGTQEYVTASDYTKYGELQRLQLGVTGHRAWLSAYYDTNTRRLDRTIVDAEVAHPMQADNHYTYNPAGAITSIANTPLDQAADTQCFRYDYLQRLTEAWTPASEPCSTDPATGGLGGPARYWQSFTYDKSGNRTTDTQHNATGDVIRRYTYAAPGTPKPHILNSVTSSGSAGTSQYTYDQVGNTKTRPGATAQQMLDWDTESRLSTVTEGSSQTSFLYDADGGRLIRRDPTGTTLYLGDQEVRVDKQSGTAKTTRYYSHGGAMVAVRTGGKLSWLAGDHQGTTQIAISVTDDTAEPKVQQRRQTPFGSPRGMSGELPGERGFVGGTIDQATGLTHLGARDYDADLGRFVSLDLITDFFSPQQINGYSYANNSPITFSDPSGLRPEDKPGYCVGWRGDCGINPSAPAIGGGHGADINGHYSKDQLVRKGVVKGQHLSRKQRDDLDYTNTVSTDDDMRRSSGQVRLNMALEAYEEGGGPAVLDEVHAQCVASNLDGDDCLVWAQIVAMNINEADGCPDWVKCAFMAAAADGGIAIGAAALGKNMKTPSFLTNSKGVTISIPQIGSALSLQRQGRHIMGDRLYSGKSYFRSMQEAQEVFDAYKSGNVRVLNVLPSGNVIFRYDGVVGYNHNPANNFPNQPTNIFMMKGTQSPSIVPTNPKLGG, from the coding sequence ATGGTCAGCGCAACCGGCATCGCGGATGCCGCCGGCGGTCCCAGCGTCCCGCTGCCGCAAACGCCATCCACACCCGTCACCAAACAGACCATGACCCCACGGGCTCCCGACGACGCCAGTGTGCACGCTCTGAGCGGTAACCAAAGCAGCGGATCGACTACGCCGGACGGCGGAGGAACCAGCAAGGCGACCTCGTTGTCGCCCGCGGCGACCTGGGATGTATCGGAACAGACCGGCGACTTCACCTGGTCCTATCCGTTGCGCGTGCCGCCGGCTGCCGGCGGACTGGTACCTGATCTCGCGCTCGGTTACAACTCGGCCGAGATCGACGGGCGCACCAGCGTGACGAACAACCAAGCCTCCTGGATCGGCGACGGCTGGGAGCTCAACCCCGGCTTCATCGAACGCACCTACGGCTCGTGTGTCGACGACAAAGAAGGCGGAACAACGCCACCGCAGGTGGGTGACCTGTGCTGGAAGAGCGACAACGCCACGGCCTCCTACAACGGCAGCGGTGGCCCCCTGATTCACGACACCGACAAGAAGGTCTGGCGCCAGAAATCCGACAACGGTGCCCGCATCGAACACCTCACCGGCGCAGGAAACGGCGCCCACGACGGCGAGGCGTGGAAAATCACCACGCTGGACGGGACCCAATACTTCTTCGGCGTCACCTCAGGGGCGAATTCGACCTGGACCGTGCCGGTCTACGGCGACGACGCAGGCGAGCCGTGCCACGCGGGCGACGACGTTTTCGCCAACTCCTCGTGCGTGCAGGGCTACCGGTGGAACCTGGACAAGGTCATCGACCGGCACGGCAACATGATCCTCTACACCTACGAAGTCGAGACCGGGACCTACGGCCAGAACGTCAAGGACACACCGGTGTCCTATGTCCGCGGCGGAACCCTCAAAGAGGTCCAGTACGGGCTGCGCCAGAACGACACCGCGCCGGCGTCGGGCAAGGTCGTTTTCGAGACTGCGGATCGCTGTGTGCCCGGCAGCAACCTGTGCAATTTCGACCATCCGGAGAACTGGCCGGACGTCCCGCTCGCTGAGCGTTGCGGAGCGACCAACTGCAAGGACCATTACTCCCCGACATTCTGGTCCACCAAACGGCTCGCCAAGATCACGACCAAGGTCCGCAACGGCACCGGCTACGCCGACGTCGACAGCTGGACGCTCGAGCAGTCCTTCCCGGACCCCGGTGACGGTGAGAAAGCTGCGCTCTGGCTGAAGAGCATCACCCACGCCGGCCTCGTCGGCACCCCGATCGCGCTGCCCGCCGTCACGTTCGAGGGCAAGAAGCTGGCCAACCGGGCCGACAAGGGCGACGTGTCCGACGGCATCGGCCCGCTCAACCGCTACCGGCTCTCGGCCATCGTGTCCGAATCCGGTGGCGTCACGACCATCAACTACGCGGCACCCGACTGCGGTCCTGGGGCGTTGCCGGACAAGCCGGAGAAGAACACCAAGCGGTGCTACCCGGCGACGTGGGCGAAACGCAACTACGCCGAACGCACCGACTACTTCAACAAGTACGTCGTCGCCTCGGTCGTCCAGTCCGATCGGATCAGCTCCAGTTCCGAGCAGGTCACCAGCTACGAGTACCCCGACGGTGCGGCGTGGCACTTCAGCACGTCCGAGTTCACACCCGAGGACAAGAAGACCTGGGACGACTTCCGCGGTTTTGACCGGGTCATCGTCCGCACCGGCAAGCCCGACGACCTCACCGGCCCCACCAGCTACGCCGAGAGCCGCTACTACCGCGGCATGAACGGGGACAAGCTCCCCGACGACAAAACCCGCACGGTCACGCTGTCCGACAGTGAGGGAGGTAGCCATGCCGACGAAGACTGGCTGCGTGGCTTCTCCTTCGAAAGCGTGACGAAGAACGGCGAGAACGGGCCAGTAGTCAGCAAGTCCATCACGGATCCGAGCTGGACCGGCCCCACCGCCACCCGGGGACCGTTCAACGCCTACCTCGTGCACGCCGGAACCGAACGCACCTTCACCGCACTCGCCGCCGGCGGATGGCGCACGACCAAGGTCACCACCGACTACGACCAATACGGGTTGCCGACCAAGGTCAACGACCTCGGTGACATCAACGTCGCCGACGACGACCAGTGCACGACCACGACCTACGCGCAGAACACCGCGCTGTGGCTGATGCAGTTCGCTTCGCGTGTCGAGACCACCGCCGTCAACTGCGGCCAAACCCCGCAGTACCCGCGCGACACGGTGTCCGACACCCTCGCCTCCTACGACACGCGCGGCGACGGAACCCCGCAGGCCCCCAGCACGCCGCAAGCCAACGGCACCCCGCCGACCAAGGGTGACATCACCCTCGCCGAAGAAATCGACCACTACGACGGGGCCACCCCGCGGTACCGGACCGTCGCCACCACCACCTACGACGTGCACGGACGCGCGACCGCGGTCACCGACGCGGACGGCAACACAACGAGGTCCACCTACACCCCGACGACCGGCGGGCCGGTGACCCAGCTGGTGCTCACCAACGCGCTCAACCAGAAGACCACCAGGGTCTATGAGCCCGCGTGGGGGACACCGCGAACCGTCACCGACCTCAACAACTGGGCCACCGAGACCACTTACGACGCACTGGGACGCACCACTGAGGTCTGGGCGCCGAACCGCCCTCGCTCGTCAAAACCGCAAGGGACCGCCCGGTTCACCTACGACATCCGCAACGACCGGCCCAGCGCCGTCTCGACCACCCGGGTCGGCCCCAACGGCAACTTCACCACCTCGACCACGATCCTCGACAGCCTCTACCGCACCCGGCAGGTCCAGACCCCGGTGCCCGGCGGTGGCCGGCTGCTGGTCGACACCCGTTACGACTCCCACGGCCGCACATTCAAGACGACCCAGCCGTTCTACAACGACCAGCCGGTCGACACCGACCTGTGGATCGCCGACGACACCGAGATCCCCGGCTTCACCACCACCGAGTTCGACGGCGCGGAACGCCCCGTCGCAGCCATCTACAAGACCGACGCCAACGAACGCTGGCGCACCACCACGACCTACGGCGGCGACCGGATCAGTATCACCCCACCCGGCGGCGGCACCCCGACCACCACGATCACCGACGCCCGTGGCCACACTCGTAACCTCCGCCAGTACCACGGCACCACGCCGACCGGTGACTACGACGAAACGACCTACGCCTACACCCCCGCAGGCAAGCTCGGCGGTGTCACCGACTCCAGCGGCAACCACTGGTCCTACGGCTACGACCTGCACGGCTCGCTGAACCAAGCCGTCGACCCTGACCGCGGAACCACGACCTACACCTACGACAAGCTCAACCAGCTGGCCACGAGCACCGACGCGCGCAACGTCACGCTTGCCTACAGCTACGACCACCTCGGGCGCAGGACGGGGCTCTACCAGGGCAGCACCACCGGGACCAAGCTCGCCGAATGGGCCTACGACACCGCCTACAAGGGCGTCGGGCAGCCCGCGTCTTCGACCCGCTGGGTCAACGGCAACGCCTACACCAAAAAGGTCTACGCGTACAGCCCGCTCGGCCAGCCTGCCATCTTGGGAACCATTATCCCCGATAGCGAAGGCACCCAGCTGGCCGGCACCTACGTCACGAACACCACCTACGCCGAAGACGGCACCCTGGGCGGCGCCAGCATCCCGAAAGCGGGAGACCTCCCCGTCGAAAGCATGCTCTACGTCCACGACGACCTGGGCAATGCGCTCACCACCAGCGGTGGGATCAACAACGGCACCCAGGAATACGTCACCGCGTCCGACTACACCAAGTACGGGGAACTGCAGCGCCTCCAGCTCGGCGTCACCGGCCACCGAGCCTGGCTGTCGGCCTACTACGACACGAACACCCGTCGGCTCGACCGCACCATCGTCGACGCCGAAGTCGCCCACCCTATGCAGGCCGACAACCACTACACCTACAACCCCGCCGGCGCCATCACCTCGATCGCCAACACCCCACTCGACCAAGCCGCCGACACCCAGTGCTTCCGCTACGACTACCTGCAACGGCTGACCGAAGCCTGGACGCCGGCCAGCGAACCGTGCAGCACCGACCCGGCCACGGGCGGGTTGGGTGGCCCGGCCCGCTACTGGCAGTCTTTCACCTACGACAAGTCCGGTAACCGCACCACGGACACCCAGCACAACGCCACCGGCGATGTCATCCGCCGCTACACCTACGCCGCGCCCGGAACCCCGAAACCGCACATCCTGAACTCCGTCACCTCGTCCGGTTCCGCCGGCACGAGCCAGTACACGTACGACCAGGTCGGCAACACCAAGACCCGCCCTGGCGCCACGGCGCAGCAAATGCTGGACTGGGACACGGAGAGTCGGCTCAGCACGGTCACCGAGGGGAGCTCGCAGACCAGCTTTCTCTACGACGCCGACGGTGGGCGGTTGATTCGTCGGGATCCCACCGGCACGACCCTGTATCTGGGTGATCAGGAGGTCCGGGTCGACAAGCAGTCCGGGACCGCTAAGACGACCCGCTACTACAGCCACGGTGGCGCGATGGTTGCGGTGCGGACTGGTGGAAAGCTGAGCTGGCTGGCCGGTGACCACCAGGGCACGACCCAGATCGCGATCAGCGTCACCGACGACACCGCCGAGCCGAAGGTCCAGCAGCGTCGGCAGACGCCGTTCGGGTCTCCGCGTGGAATGAGCGGTGAGTTGCCCGGTGAACGCGGGTTCGTCGGCGGCACGATCGATCAGGCAACCGGCTTGACTCATCTCGGCGCCCGCGACTACGACGCCGACCTGGGCCGGTTCGTCTCCCTCGACCTGATCACGGACTTCTTCAGTCCGCAGCAGATCAACGGCTACAGCTACGCCAACAACAGTCCCATCACGTTCAGCGATCCCAGTGGACTCCGGCCCGAAGACAAGCCCGGCTATTGCGTTGGCTGGCGCGGGGACTGCGGGATCAACCCATCAGCACCGGCAATTGGCGGCGGACACGGTGCTGACATCAACGGGCACTACAGCAAAGACCAGTTGGTCAGGAAAGGCGTTGTCAAGGGGCAGCATCTGAGCCGTAAGCAGCGTGACGACCTCGACTACACGAACACGGTTTCCACGGATGACGATATGCGGCGCTCATCTGGTCAGGTTCGCCTGAACATGGCGTTGGAAGCGTATGAAGAAGGTGGAGGGCCAGCGGTCCTCGACGAGGTTCATGCGCAATGCGTCGCCAGCAACCTCGACGGCGATGACTGTCTGGTATGGGCGCAGATTGTCGCGATGAACATCAATGAGGCAGACGGATGTCCTGATTGGGTCAAATGTGCATTTATGGCGGCGGCGGCCGATGGTGGGATCGCCATCGGTGCTGCAGCATTAGGCAAGAATATGAAGACGCCGAGTTTCCTGACAAACAGCAAGGGGGTGACAATATCTATCCCCCAAATCGGTTCGGCGTTGAGTTTGCAGAGGCAAGGTAGGCATATCATGGGCGACCGTCTGTACTCGGGGAAGAGCTATTTCAGGTCAATGCAGGAAGCGCAAGAGGTATTCGACGCCTACAAATCTGGTAACGTCCGCGTGCTAAACGTACTTCCGAGTGGGAATGTTATATTTCGATATGACGGAGTGGTTGGGTATAATCACAACCCCGCCAACAATTTCCCGAATCAGCCGACCAATATATTCATGATGAAAGGTACGCAGAGTCCGAGCATTGTTCCGACTAATCCGAAGCTAGGTGGATAG
- a CDS encoding RHS repeat domain-containing protein, with translation MLDWDTESRLSTVTEGSSQTSFLYDADGGRLIRRDPTGTTLYLGDQEVRVDKQSGTAKTTRYYSHGGAMVAVRTGGKLSWLAGDHQGTTQIAISVTDDTAEPKVQQRRQTPFGSPRGMSGELPGERGFVGGTIDQATGLTHLGARDYDADLGRFVSLDLITDFFSPQQINGYSYANNSPINFSDPSGLILQMDGRPAWIGQDAIASMSPAKAARARNYNAGVKTNWKRAPVQRQRSPREEMLARPAAGHGLSKEQFKMFVDSGYKGSSALTWQEAIDFAATADWPNTLVCDALGGSADECRMGGKLTGLAGFIYNVFLADIPECATGHTDACVGLAASMVPGGGLGKVGKAAEEAAKAGKVAAASGNWSQRTEKAADLAGKYRPGQATRDPASQWYHEELSNEELLRGINGVAEGEGIVVSRSGTILGGHHRWDEIQRRISNGSLDPNTPIRIDVYGGG, from the coding sequence ATGCTGGACTGGGACACGGAGAGTCGGCTCAGCACGGTCACCGAGGGGAGCTCGCAGACCAGCTTTCTCTACGACGCCGACGGTGGGCGGTTGATTCGTCGGGATCCCACCGGCACGACCCTGTATCTGGGTGATCAGGAGGTCCGGGTCGACAAGCAGTCCGGGACCGCTAAGACGACCCGCTACTACAGCCACGGTGGCGCGATGGTTGCGGTGCGGACTGGTGGAAAGCTGAGCTGGCTGGCCGGTGACCACCAGGGCACGACCCAGATCGCGATCAGCGTCACCGACGACACCGCCGAGCCGAAGGTCCAGCAGCGTCGGCAGACGCCGTTCGGGTCTCCGCGTGGAATGAGCGGTGAGTTGCCCGGTGAACGCGGGTTCGTCGGCGGCACGATCGATCAGGCAACCGGCTTGACTCATCTCGGCGCCCGCGACTACGACGCCGACCTGGGCCGGTTCGTCTCCCTCGACCTGATCACGGACTTCTTCAGTCCGCAGCAGATCAACGGCTACAGCTACGCCAACAACTCGCCGATCAACTTCAGTGACCCAAGTGGTCTGATCCTTCAGATGGATGGCCGCCCCGCCTGGATCGGCCAGGACGCGATCGCCAGCATGAGCCCAGCCAAGGCCGCGCGGGCCCGGAACTACAACGCCGGAGTCAAGACCAACTGGAAACGCGCCCCTGTACAGCGCCAGCGTTCCCCGCGCGAGGAAATGCTTGCGAGGCCCGCAGCAGGCCACGGGCTGTCCAAGGAACAATTTAAGATGTTCGTTGACTCCGGTTATAAAGGGTCCAGCGCACTGACGTGGCAGGAAGCGATAGACTTCGCTGCGACTGCCGATTGGCCGAACACTCTGGTGTGCGATGCGCTGGGAGGCTCTGCAGATGAATGTCGAATGGGTGGGAAACTCACTGGATTAGCGGGCTTTATTTATAATGTCTTCCTCGCGGACATCCCCGAGTGTGCGACAGGTCATACTGATGCATGTGTGGGACTGGCTGCTTCGATGGTTCCGGGTGGCGGCTTAGGGAAGGTTGGCAAGGCCGCTGAGGAAGCTGCGAAGGCAGGCAAGGTTGCTGCTGCAAGTGGCAACTGGTCGCAGCGCACTGAAAAGGCTGCTGATCTGGCCGGGAAGTACAGGCCTGGTCAAGCGACTCGAGACCCTGCGTCGCAGTGGTATCATGAGGAATTGAGCAACGAAGAGCTTCTGCGTGGCATCAACGGAGTGGCAGAAGGGGAGGGGATCGTAGTATCGCGAAGTGGCACGATTCTAGGTGGACATCATCGATGGGATGAAATCCAAAGAAGAATCAGCAATGGAAGCCTTGATCCAAATACGCCCATTCGTATCGACGTCTACGGTGGAGGATAG